The genomic stretch CCATCGGAGAGCACCGGAATTGCCGCCGGCTTCTTTCTCATGGCTTGCCAGCAGCTTGGCCTGGCAACCCTCACACACACTCCCAGTCCAATGACCTTTCTGCGGGAACTGCTCTGCCGGCCGGTCTTCGAAAAACCGTTCCTATTGATGCCAGTCGGCTATCCAGCGGACAATTGCACGGTGCCAGACATTCCCAAGAAACCAATCGCCGATGCTCTTCAATGGAATAGAGGCGGGTAACTTCACGCCTTATCTGGTCCTGGTATGGGCGTCGGGCGCGAAGTGAGTCACGCCGTGCATCGAGACCTGCGCCAGGAGAGCGATGGACTGCCTCAGGCCCGGTCACAACGCCTTCACGTCCCCCTGCGGCGCTGCCGCATTCAGGCGCCAAATGTTGCGGGCTGAAGCGTGACCGAAGTCAGGAAGGCATGCAAGCGATCAATCTGAAGCCCGCTCGGCTGCTCCGCATCCATGATAATCGATACGAATTCCTTGCGGAGTTCCCGGGACCAGGCATCGACATCCACGACTTTCATCGACCATTCCGGGAACATTCGGCGATCAAGCGGTCCCAGGCACACAACTTTGCATTCGCAGTGACGTGGATCCGTCTGAATTCGGGCATAAAGCGATGTCACCGCCGTAGCGCCGCCCTCAAGAATCTGCATGAAGTTCCCACCCAGGTAGAAGAGCGCGCCAGTCAGCCCGTGCTGTGAATTGAATTGATCAGACTTTGTTCGGATCGATTCCAGATCCCCTGCGTTCATTGGGCGGGTCGCTCGACTCAGATAGATTAATTGGGTCAATTTCATTTCAATGCTGCCTGCAAATCGCGACATGATTCAACGCTCAAGGCGCAATTGCCCGGCGTCTCCGTTCAAGCGCACTATTTCCAGCCAGATTATCGACTCGCCGGATTCCAAAGTTGAGCGAAGCGCGATCGGCCGTCCGAATAACATGCCGCTGGACGTAACGCGACGGTCATCGAAACATGGAGATGTCAACAAGGCGGGAGAATCGCCTGGCGAATCAACCATCACCTCGCGGCCGGATCAGTCAGAACGAAGGCTTGAATTCATTGCACGTCAGATCGCCCAATAGCTTGTGCCACACATGATTCGGGTTCTGCTCGACAGCCGTGACGATTTCCTTCATTCGCCGGAGCACATCGGGTGTTTCCTCATCGTACACTTCTCCCTGGAGGAGCTTGAGCACATCAAGGCGGTAGCGACGATCCTGAATGAACATGGTGAACAGCACATTCAGACGATAGTAAAGCGTGATGAAATCGTACCAGTTGCGGGTGCCCCAGCGCAGCGTGCGTTCGAAGTTCTCAAAGCTGGCCTTGCCGTACTCACCCTTCTCTGCCGCCGCGCGAATGTCAGCCTGAATTAGGCGTGCACCATTGAGCGCGATCGATACGCCGCTTGAAAAGATCGGATCAACAAACCGGCCGGCATCGCCGACAAGGGCCCATCGGTCGCCGCAGACCTGCCTCATTGCGTAGCTGTAGTCACCCTCCTCCTTGAAGGGGCGGCAGCGCTCGGCCTTGCGCAGTCGCTCGTGCAGATCGGGCCGCGAGCTGATGCACTCCCAGAACCACGATTCGCGTTCCTCCCGAGTCTTGGGAAAATACTGTTTCTGCGTGACGATTCCGATGCTGGTGATCGTATCGGTAATGGGTATCTGCCATATCCACGAGTTGGTGATCGGCAGAAAGTGTATGAAAATGTAATCGGCCTTGTCCGGATGACCCGGATCGCGCCGGTCAAATCCGTCGAACCACGTATGAAATGCAAACTGGTTGAAGACGGGGTCCTTCACTTTTACACGAAGCTGATTACCAAGCAGCGTGTCGCGCCCGGATGCATCGATCACCATCTTGACCGTGAGATACATCTCCTTGTTGCCCATCTTGAAGTACATGCGAGGATAGGGCTTCGACTCGAAATCGATCCGCGTGACGCGAACGCCCTCATAAACCTTGGCTCCGAGCTTGTGCGCATGCTGCAGGAATAACAGGTCAAACTTGCCGCGATCGACATGGTAGGTGTATCGCCGATCAACGCCTTCCTGCTGACGCTCTTCGAATCGAATGTCAGTGAAGTTGTCCTCAGGCAATTCGGCCCAGTCGTGTGAATACACCGGAGCTTTCGATTTGGCAGTCCAGACCGCGCCCAGCTTTTTCGGGAATTTCGCGCGTTCCATTTCGTCGATGAATTCAAGCTCCCGGAAAACGCGCGTCGTGGCGGGAACCAGCGACTCGCCGATATGCGGCCGCGGAAACAGCTCGCGTTCCATGACGACGCAGGGGATTCCTGCCTTGGCTAGATACCCCGACGTGGCCGCGCCTGCCGGTCCACCACCGATGATTCCGACTTCAAAATCCGGTTCGCCGTTAATAAGCATCGAGTCGCCTCCGTTGCGCGCAATGGGTGCGTTTGATGGACCAGCATATCCAAGCCGCTCCCGAACTCCAAGTGCCG from Phycisphaerae bacterium encodes the following:
- a CDS encoding BLUF domain-containing protein, which produces MNAGDLESIRTKSDQFNSQHGLTGALFYLGGNFMQILEGGATAVTSLYARIQTDPRHCECKVVCLGPLDRRMFPEWSMKVVDVDAWSRELRKEFVSIIMDAEQPSGLQIDRLHAFLTSVTLQPATFGA
- a CDS encoding tryptophan 7-halogenase, with amino-acid sequence MLINGEPDFEVGIIGGGPAGAATSGYLAKAGIPCVVMERELFPRPHIGESLVPATTRVFRELEFIDEMERAKFPKKLGAVWTAKSKAPVYSHDWAELPEDNFTDIRFEERQQEGVDRRYTYHVDRGKFDLLFLQHAHKLGAKVYEGVRVTRIDFESKPYPRMYFKMGNKEMYLTVKMVIDASGRDTLLGNQLRVKVKDPVFNQFAFHTWFDGFDRRDPGHPDKADYIFIHFLPITNSWIWQIPITDTITSIGIVTQKQYFPKTREERESWFWECISSRPDLHERLRKAERCRPFKEEGDYSYAMRQVCGDRWALVGDAGRFVDPIFSSGVSIALNGARLIQADIRAAAEKGEYGKASFENFERTLRWGTRNWYDFITLYYRLNVLFTMFIQDRRYRLDVLKLLQGEVYDEETPDVLRRMKEIVTAVEQNPNHVWHKLLGDLTCNEFKPSF